acaaatatctgaagggtgggtgtcaggaggatggggccaagctcttttcagtggtgcccagtgacaggacaaggggtaatgggcacaaactgaggcacaggaagttccgtctgaacatgaggaggaacttcttctctctgagggtgacggagcactggaagaggctgcccagggaggttgtggagtgtccttctctggagatattcaagacccgcctggacaaggtcctgtgcagcctgctgtaggtgaccctgcttcggcgggggggttggactagatgacccacagaggtcccttccaacccctactattctgtgattctgtgactcccagcccctatcaggaactaacccctttgtatggagatgcaagactctctgcttcagttaatttagacaatagataagcactgttTTCCAATGCACAGCagctattaggtaatgccacttctattaaaatctcttttaaccccttccttcagtacTTTGTGATATTTTCCTCACTTTTCTCAGGAAATACAATATTTCACCGAAGCTGCTAGATGCTGACTGGCTCTACCAGTTATTAGTGTATATATCCTTACGGCTGCAGTCATACCATGCACCTCAAAGTCTCTGGTAAGCTGGCTGGTCTCCTTAGGCTGCAGGTGTAACCAGAAGAGAAATGGGAATAGAGTAGTGGTCTGACTCGTTCCTCCAGGCTGTTCTCACTGGACTGTTCAGAGCACTGAAATGAGCCGTGTTTGAGTTGCCTATGGAGGAACCTGCAGAAGGTAGCTGGTTAGGTTAGCTGCTTCATGTTAGGTGTCTCCTGATTGTTCTGAagtatttttgaaataattttttatttaaaagactgTGGAAAGGTGCTGCAGCTACAATAATGAGGCAGCTTTCGACTACTCCTTTGTTAAGCTGAAACATTggcttttaaatataaaatgtgtTGAGAGGAGTCTTCAAGAAATTTTGCTTTCTGATACATCCTTATGCCGTAAATTCTTCTGCATTTCTTActtaaaaattcctttaaaaagttACTGTATTAATTGGCAGAGTGAAAGCTTCTATGCCTACCTCGATTATTTCTTGGCATGGAAGTGTAGCAGGCCCTGCTCTGAAGAAGTTGATAATTCCAGGACATTAATATGGGGTGTGAAGGAGCAGAAGATTATACAGTCAAAAAGACACGCAGATTGtcttaatctttattttcctgtctGTGGAACCATGCTGCCTTTTCTGCTTGTATAATTTGTTTTGGTATTACTGCTTGTGTGTCAAACTACTGATTTTCTTAGAAAGATTTGATACTACTAAAAAACCCactatttttaatcctttttcagTGGTGCTGTTAACGGAAGTCGACAAACTCACTAAAGATGCTCAGCATGCTTTGCGAAGAACAATGGAGAAATACATGGCAACCTGCAGGTTGATCCTGTGCTGCAACTCCATGTCAAAAATTATAGGACCTATTCAAAGCAGATGCCTGGCTGTACGAGTGCCTGCTCCCAGCATTGAAGATGTATGTTGAAACAGAAGCCAAAataggttatttttttcttgctgtggacTTGAGAAATATTTTACTTCCACAAAGTGACTTAGTTTTTCTTTGTGATGGGTGTCTTGTCAAGCACGTCTTGTGAAAGACTGGTCCATCTCTGGACCAGAAATGTTTAAAATTGGAGAATCTATGGGTGCTAAACTGTATGTTAAGTGTTGCATTCCCTGCTGTCTGTTTCCTATCTAGATCTGCCATGTCTTGTCCAGTGTGTGTAAGAAGGAAGGCCTGACTCTTCCTCAGGAACTGGCTCAAAGGCTTGCGGAGAAATCTGGCAGGAATCTTCGGAAAGCACTACTGATGTGTGAGTCCTGCAGAGTGCAACAGTAAGTTACTGCTAAAAATTAATGTAAATCATACTTTCAGACGCATGAATGAACTTCTGAGGCTTTGTTAGAATAGATGAtgatttgctttgattttaattttttaagagtACTTTTGTTATATAGGTATCCTTTTACTGCTGATCAAGACATTCCTGAGATGGACTGGGAGGTTTATTTGAGAGAAACTGCGAATGCTATTGTTGGTCAACAGACACCACAAAGGTGGGTGAATACACTTGCTTGCAGCTATAAATTTGTTTTCTGGTGTACTCTCAAACCTAAAAAAGTGGCATCTTTACTGTAGTTACATGTAATTTTCTGGCATTTCGACTGTAACTGGTACTTTGCAGTCAGAGGAAGCGAGCTTTAAAATTATCAAAGGAGACTGAATGAGCTTCAGGAGTCGAAACAATTGTTAGTTTTCTCTGCTGAAGCTTTGTAATCAAAAGTGAGCATAAGCTTAGTTGTgtgttgtgctgtctgtcttttgGGGGGGAGGTTGGTTTTATTTAAGGCTTCTGTTTCACCAGCTTTAGCATAATACACCTTTGTAAACAAACTGGAAATGAGAAATCATTGCCTTTTTTAAGCACATTAGGAGTTGCCCCCTTTATCCATCTTGGTGTTATATACATGGCCTGATCCTTTCAGTCTGTTCATATTACATGAGATGCCACTTAAGTTCTTGTATTAAATTTAAATCCTTGTAGCCTCTGACCTCCCGATATCAAAAGTTGAGAATTGATTAGGAGGCAGAAAGTGATGGAGTTATCGACTTACCCCTCTCTTGTAaacaaggaagacagaaaaacagcATAATAGAATCTTGTAGCTGTAATAAAGTTTTTGGTGTCTTCTCACTAATCTTAAGCGTGAATAATAATTTGTATATGAAGAGAAATTAAAGGGAGACAAGCCTGAGACAAATGCTCGTAGACTTGTAGCTTCTAGATTAACTGATACCATTGTAACTAGAGTATATGTAATTTACCTTACTGTTTTGAATAAAAGGTGATGTGGAGCATTTGAGTTGAAACTACTGACTTGTGCAGTGCTTTTGGATTTAAAATaacacacaaaaccagaaaagaacaaCTTTGCTTGGGTTGACTTTTTTCCCTGCAGCATATTTCACAAATAGCGAAAGCACATTAGTATGCTTTGGGGACATACTTCTGATATTTTTTGGTGTCTTTCCAACAGGCTTTTAGAGGTCCGCGGACGGCTTTATGAACTCCTGACACACTGCATTCCTCCTGAGATTATAATGAAGGTAATTCAGCTGTCTAGCTCTTAATCTGTTATAAATATTAACTCTATGATGGTCtcgcttttgattttttttttttaaaaagacaccaGAATATCACAAATTGTCCAAATACTGATGAAAAGCTGTGTCCTTTCCAAATAGACATGAGTGATCAAAAGATACTTTTCTCTTGCGTTTCTTTTTACTCAAGTAACCAAAATAGTTTGAGTTATCACTCTGAAGCGGTAATTAAAGACCCTGTTCCTGCAAACACTGATGCGTAGCCTTCGCTTCTCGTGATCCTCAATCAATTAATACTAGACTGTGTAGTTCGGTTCATGCCTCGATATGTTTAGGCATGATGGTTTTGAGTTGTGTAGATTTTGGGGACAGGAACATTCTGTTCTCTAGTTTGGAAAATGTAAATGTCTAGTTTATTTTTGTTGCAGGCTTCCTTGTTCACACCTCTGTTGAATGGTTTACTAAAACTTGTTCAGTGATCACAGAACAGCAGCATCATAGCTCAGTAAAACAAAGGAGGATGTGCTTTGTCCCCCTGAAGACTTCTCAGGCCAGTTTATGTATTGAAGCATAAACATATTTTATGGGCTAATTTTGATATGGAttgctttgttttgtaaaatttTGTTGTGAGTTCATTATTTGCTGTGTCCTAATGGACAGATTTGCTGAAGGATGCTAGACCAGCAGGTCTCTTCAAAGATGCAAGTCATCTTGGGAGGAAGCAAGCAAATGGgacatttatgtttttattttaggcAGGATGAAAGGATGCTGAAGACAACTAGAGCAGAACAAGGATTAAAGCTAATGTTTGCAAGTTACCCTAGGTGTACTTTACCATCAGACAATGAATGGTAGCTTAGTGGATCCTCCAGTGCCCTGTTTGAGAAGTGATGTTGTCAGGCCAAAGGTGGTTGTTCTCTACCTGCTCCTTCTTAGTAAACTTGGAATGGCATAGAGATACTTCTCACTCCGGAGTGTTTTAATAGAGATGGATTTGCAGTGATTTTATTGCTGTCTTGGATCTAAAAttatgcatttttgttttttgtaatgACTGAAGTATTGTTGTAAAGTACCTTGTGTGTGTCAACACGTGTGTGTATACAAGTGTAAACAGATATACTTAAAATTTAAATAAGCCCTTTCCTTGTTGTTTATTAACGTTGTTCCTCTTTGTGCTTGATGCTGTCGAGATAAGAAGTGATTTTAATATACTTGCTATCTTGGTAAAATTTCTCCTCAGGGCCATATGCCTGCATGCAGTAGAGGTTGTAGTATTTGGAGATGAGGGTAACTTACTTTATTAAGGTATAAGTAGCTCCGATACATGATTTTTCCATCTAAGAACACAATAGGTAACATCTATTTGGACATGAGGAGTTTATCTTGAAAGAAGGTTCTGAAAAGACATGGTGCTTTGAATGTAGTTCTGTCAAATAGGTCACGTAATGATTCTTGAATACCTTTTCTGCTGTATTCATGAGTGAAATACTGGTCATAGCTTGGGTATTTTCAGAGAAATTAGGTTAtcctcttaagaaaaaaatatatagtttttCAAATACTGTCCTGCTTTTTCACCTTTTAGGGCCTTCTGACAGAACTTCTAAATAACTGTGATGGACAGCTGAAAGGAGAAGTTGCACAGATGGCAGCCTTCTATGAACACCGCCTGCAACTGGGCAGCAAAGCCATTTATCATCTGGAAGCATTTGTAGCAAAGTTTATGGCAATTTACAAGAAGTTTATGGAGGATGGACTAGATGAGATGATGTTCTAACCGTGATGCCCAAAGTCATACACAGGATGTTGTGTCATGATGCCAGTAATGTTGCAAATGTTGTCTGGTTGTCCATGCTTGATTGCATGAGGGTCTAGTTCAAAGtcaagtattttattttgctattaatATAAAACACAGGGAACTAAAGAACAATGGTTGTTCAGTTTTAGAGACCAACTGGATTGTTTAACAGCCACAAATCCATTTTTAGATCCATACAAAATACATTAGCCATTCAGAAAGACAAGTTGCCTTAAAAGATGTATAAGGTCATAGTTGCTTTGCAATATTTGTAAGCTGACATTAAGAAGAGAAAATATGGATGGTGTATGCTTGCTTTTTGATTATTCGTGGGCAAGGCTGTAAACAGAAGATGGTTCTTCCATGTTGTGGGAAGTTCCACTTTGAGCATGTGTGTTCTGCCTACTGATTTATGTATCTCACTCTGTCTGGCTTCTTTTGTTTTAGCCACACTGTTTTCTGTGGTGTGCTGACACCAGAATGTTTTCTGACTATTGTTTGAAAGCAGTTGCATTGAAATTGTGGATGAGCAATACTTTTGTGTTGCTTGTAAGTGGAACATTTTGTTTAGAAGGAATATACCCCTATAAAGCAAGGCCACTTGCTGTCTGACACTTTCGGGTTCACGTCAACATACATAATGCTGTTCAGGTAAAGATTGTTCCTTTGGCTGTGGTTTAACCAAGGGTAAAGTTTCAACTTCTGACAAATATGCTTTCACCTCTTAAATTGATATgtgacatttttaaaatggaaaaataaattgtaaaaacaTGAACAACAAATGAAATGCTGAATTATTGTTTTacactgtctgtgcctaccaagGTATGTGCATTCATTTGCTTTGATGTAAACTGTCTTTCAGAAAGGTGGGACATACCCCTCCAGTGTAAGGCTAAAGGGAGGCAGTgaagtttaaaaaaccccaaatacatagaatcacagaatggcagggattggaagggacctctgtgggtcatctagtccaaccctcctgctgaagcagggtcgcctacagcaggctgcacaggacctcgtccaggtgcgtcttgaatatctccagagaaggagactccacaacctccttgggcagcctggtccagtgctctgtcgtcctcagagggaagaagttcttcctcatgttcagacggaacttcctgtgcttcattttgtgccctttgtcccttgtcctgttgctgggcaccactgaaaagagtctggccccatcctcctgacacccacccttcagatatttataagcatttatgaggtcccctctcagccttctcttcttcaggctgaacaagctcagctccctcagcctttcctcataggagacatgctccagtcccatcatcatcttcgcagctctctgctggactctctccagtagttcctcatctttcttgaactggggagcccagtactggacagagtactccagatggggcctcaccagggcagtgtagaggggaaggagaacctcccttgacctgctggccacactcctcctaatgcaccccaggatcccattggccttcttggccagaagggcacactgctggctcatggtaaacctgtcatGCACCAGCACTccctggtccctctccacagagctgctctccagcaggtccgccccaagcctgtactgatgcatggcgttgttcctccccaggtgcaggaccctgcacttgcccttgttgagcctcatcaggttcctctgtacccaactctccagcctgtccaggtcacactgaatggcagcacagccttctggtgtatctaccacttctcccagttttgtgtcatcagcaaacttgctgagggtacactctgtcccttcatccaggtcattgattaataacagaagcaacaaaattaaaaaacaaccccgtaaaataataaaaaaccccagctgacACCACTTTTGCCCATTTATGCTGCAAGTCTTTCACACGTTATGCCTATGTGTCATCTATGTATTAAAATGACTGAATTCATGCCCTTTGTTACTTCAGTCTGCTAATTAAGGCTATTAATAGATAATATTAGAGGATTAAGTGAATTAAATAGTTTCACATcccccctcatttttttttttagcagggatGGGTTTAGTATTTGACAATTTTTGTCAGAGCTAGTTATGCAAAATGGCTCTTTTTTGGAAGCTAGGGCCCTCCCTCTAGTAATTGACAAAGAAAGAATCTCACTAGTTAGTAATAACTCTGTCACCGCCTTTAAAATGTACAAAAGGCAGAATTAATTCTTGAAGAGGTCAAGTCACTGCCATGCTCAGGAACTTGACCATCCCACGTGTGGTGTTAACACACAGCTGGTCTTCAGATTCATTCGCAGTAAGACGGTGCCGGCCTGCTTCAAGCTCAGCTGGTCTCCCTAAAACTGAAGCAGTCTagaagatggatttttttcttccatctgttCTCGTCACCCAAACCCACAGTACTGATATCTTGTCAGGGTGTAAATGCCTTGACTGTCAGAGATCCTAGAAAACCATTAAATTGTTGAGTGATAGTAGAAATGAGTGCTTAAGTCCATTGCAAAGAAGAGCACAGGAATGGTAGATGGGGCATAACTGCTGTGTGTACAAATTGCCTGCTCTTTGAGGAGCCTAGGCTTATCTACTAATTTTTAGAAGCTGAACAAACTTTACCATTTCCCTTTTGCCAGTATAGCATGCGATGAAGCAGAAGCGTGAGTTCAAAAGATGATGAAACACTTCACACACACACCctcctgcaaaaaaaaacaaccccaaaaaccaaaGGGGGAGAAGAGGAATGTATGTAGGGGTTTGTGAAATGCAGTTGGAATGCGCAGGGCCAGTGCTGATGCAGAGGATGGAGCGGCAGGGCCTGGATCGTAGGTTTGTTGgttggaggaggcagaggagcggCTTGGTGTTTCAGAAGATCTCAGCAGCTTTATCTAGGAGGCTGAAAGCCCAACATAAACCCCTCTGTAGGTGTTCTTGCTGCCTCTtcttgaagttttatttttatcatgtTCTACCTGGGATGAATCAAGAGTAGTCAAGAATGGAAAAATTGGACAACGATCAGGGGTCACTGACAGAGGAAATGGCTATCACTGTTCTCAAAAGCCAGGCTTTCCCCCTGCTGATCTTACTACTGCTTCTGTCTTCCACAGTCTAGAATACACAAATTTAAACACACGGGCACAGTATCTCATAAGTCTCTGcacacattttttccttcctagaGTAATTTTTAAGGCAATTTTGCCTTAGTAGCCataacaggctccccagggaattGGCTATGGCACCAAGAGTTCAaggcctgtcagagttcaaggatcATCTGAACGATGTTCTTAGTCATATCATTTAGCTCTAGGTAGTCctacgaggagcagggagttgcaCTCGATAATCCCTATGGGTGCCTTCTGACTCGAGAGGTTCTATGGTAACGATTAGTAGGTGTTGTGCCTTTTGCGATAATCTGAGAGGCCAACCGCCTTGGATGCTGCTTCCCCTCCCTTTCGGGTAGCGGTAGTGCTTGCTTAGAGGCAATGTGGTGCAGAACTGAGGTcctgggctgtgctggaggaAGCGGGGAACCAGTAACCCCCATCCCTCGTGCTGTGCATGGCAAATGGGGCTGATGGGAACGTACGAGAAGGTGGCTGTCAGAAACAAAAAGGGgttttctgccattttttcctctcctgaggCCACCTTGTAACCCTTTTACTAGAAAATCAGAACCTTAGCCTGGTGAGTAAGGGTGTCTTGGGGTGGGCACAGCTGCCCCCGCAGCCTGCATACACACAGCCCAGCAAAGGCGCAGTGCTGGACCTACGCTGAGCAGTGCACACCTGCTTCACAGATCAGTGGGAGAGGCAGTGCAGATAGACTTTCAAAAACTGAATAGCACAGGACCAACCTCTAGATGATCCATTTCTTCAACTGATTTCATCTTTTGAGACCTGCTTAGAATTGCTTCTGAATTGCATGCTGAGAGGATTACCCCTGCTTTCATCCAGCGTCACCTCCTGCTAGTTCCAAATGAAAGCTCCAAGCTGCTCCCACCGAGGTGGGACTTAAGCACTGAACAAGTCTAAGAGGTTGCCCAGGAGTCAGCTCCATGCTAGCACAGAAAGCCAGAGgtgaaactgatttaaaaaaaaagatcaagaaaCTAAAGGGAGCAACTACTTTAGTTAAAactttctctgctctgcaaagaTCAGCTGTGCAAAGGGTGAGCCGTGCGTTCGGACTTTATTCACCGTTTCTGAAGTCCGAGTGTTAACTCCTgtgggaaacatttttttaaaaatcttgttaTTTTTAGACATGCATGGTAAACAACTCTACTTGAGCATTAATCATAACAAACATATTGTCCGATTGGAAGGCtgatatttaaaatgtatttcattacATAAATTCATATGAGCAAAGCTGACATGAGGAATGTCCCCTTCTCTACGAAAGATGTACCCTGATTATCGCAGGCTAGAAGGTAGGGTAGATAAGAGAAGAGTTTGTTATCACAAATTTTCCTTCCAGTGCAGGGAATTCAAGATGATTACAGTTCATTGATATAAAATAATAGCTGTAATTTGTCTTGTTGGAAAGAGCTCTGCTATGCCTGAGCAGCCTTTAATCCTTCTTGCTTAACATTTTTTGCCTGTGCTAACAATTAGTGCTGTAAGAATTTGTTGCATTGGATTCCGATCAAtgacccaaaccaaaacccagagtTGTAGTCTGCTGAACAAAAGTTGTCGTAACGTGACAGTGAGATGTGCTTCTAGTTCCTGAGGGCTCACATACTTCTCTCGATCTTCATCTTTCATAAGGAGGGAAAGAACGCAAATACGTAAGTGTACAAAAGAAATTAACCTCTGTTGTCGAATGTGCCCTGCAGGCGAATCAATCATACTGCAAGCTGCATGTCAGGAATTAGCTGCACATCACAAAATGACCAAGACGAGAAGAGTTTGCTGTTAACTTCAATACATTGAGGAATCGAATCAGAATTTTCTGTCATcaaaattgaaattattttctgtccaAATTAACTAGGACAACTGGGGCCTAACacagtacttttttttaaagcaatggaGGCTTGGCTTGAATGAAAAATGAGTCTATTAGCAGTTAAACATTCCTATAACAGTTTTTAGTCTACATTTGTAGAAGCAGCACACATGTATGTGCTGAACTTCTGGAAGAAATTGTGTACTCTGTTTCAGCAGTCCCTGAGCTAGTAAATGTTGTCCCAATCATTTGAGTGTTAGGCGGTACTTCAGTGGGAATGGGTTTGACATCTCTTAAATAGGAGTGAGACATAAGATAGTACAAGCAGAAGGAGCCTGAAACACACAACTTCCCCACTGGCACCACCAGCCCATCTTTGTTTCTCCTAGCAGACACACCTTCTGTCCTGTCTTGACACCGCTTGGAGCTGATCTTCAGCGCTGTCCCAAGACATGGAGTAGAGATCCATCTTTCACCACAGATCCTGTATTAGGAACAATACATTTTAGATGTCCTCTAAAGGTTGATGTCCTCTATTCCCTAGTGTCGCAGAGCTCCTTCTTCCACGAGGACACCACAAAATCAGTAGCTGTAATCTCCCAACCAGTCTTACATCTTCCCACTTTCAGACTTCCTTACACCTCCTTTTCTGCCAGTCTGGCACAAGAGTTGCCTGTTTTTGCCCCCAGGCCCCAGAATGTACCTGCTCTCGTTCCAGTCTTTTTCACtatgt
The window above is part of the Opisthocomus hoazin isolate bOpiHoa1 chromosome 1, bOpiHoa1.hap1, whole genome shotgun sequence genome. Proteins encoded here:
- the RFC3 gene encoding replication factor C subunit 3 → MSLWADKYRPGSLGRLDYHREQAAQLRNLVQCGDFPHLLVYGPSGAGKKTRIMCLLRELYGAGVEKLRIEHQSITAPSKKKIEISTIASNYHLEVNPSDAGNNDRVVIQELLKTVAQSQQLETSTQRDFKVVLLTEVDKLTKDAQHALRRTMEKYMATCRLILCCNSMSKIIGPIQSRCLAVRVPAPSIEDICHVLSSVCKKEGLTLPQELAQRLAEKSGRNLRKALLMCESCRVQQYPFTADQDIPEMDWEVYLRETANAIVGQQTPQRLLEVRGRLYELLTHCIPPEIIMKGLLTELLNNCDGQLKGEVAQMAAFYEHRLQLGSKAIYHLEAFVAKFMAIYKKFMEDGLDEMMF